From the Solanum pennellii chromosome 4, SPENNV200 genome, one window contains:
- the LOC107016770 gene encoding uncharacterized protein LOC107016770, protein MLIRLILKYVTLSSDTFESLISNCPLLEDLVQKDIDNLYFMSINAPKLRSFVFRCNIQLIHLENVPVLSNVLYAPRELVLEDEDDFVNIFSSIPALKCFRWDLFEECILSDGDYFECVPQEVVDEIPASFSDITFNHLRTVKFYDVLLEEVEMQLIKVLFAKSPALVKMVIKHRQMETNKSLNLLAGTTKFQRASSKAEVMYLVD, encoded by the exons ATGTTGATTAGGCTAATATTGAAATATGTCACGTTATCTTCTGATACGTTTGAAAGTTTGATCTCTAATTGCCCGTTGCTTGAGGATTTGGTGCAAAAAGACATAGACAATTTGTACTTCATGAGTATTAATGCTCCGAAGCTAAGGTCATTTGTCTTTCGTTGCAATATACAATTGATACATCTTGAAAATGTCCCCGTTCTTTCCAATGTTCTGTATGCGCCTAGAGAATTAGTTCTAGAGGACGAAGAtgattttgtcaatattttttcgTCTATTCCTGCTCTCAAGTGTTTCAGGTGGGATCTTTTTGAG gaATGTATCCTTAGTGATGGAGATTATTTCGAATGTGTGCCCCAGGAGGTTGTTGATGAGATTCCTGCAAGCTTTTCggatatcacatttaatcatCTGAGGacagttaagttttatgatgtactattagaAGAGGTTGAAATGCAGCTTATCAAGGTTTTATTTGCAAAGTCTCCAGCACTGGTGAAAATGGTAATCAAGCATCGTCAAATGGAAACTAACAAATCTCTGAACTTACTCGCGGGGACAACAAAGTTTCAACGGGCATCATCTAAAGCAGAAGTCATGTATCTTGTTGATTAG